A window from Micromonospora profundi encodes these proteins:
- a CDS encoding NUDIX hydrolase, with the protein MTLAGGREARGRGSGQVREWRQVGAYGVLRDERGRVLLARGSENSPCPGVWQFPGGGVEHAEHPARAVEREFAVGTGLTVAVGAIRAAVADVASFPAADVRAHTDRLVFEVEATGGDLRSEPAGGSDELGWFSPDEAAALPLMPFTAEMLGLPVSPLPAGLPRVPPPDPAPNADRRLRFGAYGLVTDPAGRILLTQIAPGYPGAGKWHLPGGGTDHGEQPTTGLLRELVEECGQLGRVVELLGVDNLHNPAALGPEGRPLDWHGVRVIYRVLVDVPTDAVVTESAGGSTARAGWFTRAEISGLSLTGVAAMAIGQLGR; encoded by the coding sequence ATGACATTGGCGGGTGGGCGGGAAGCGCGTGGGCGGGGGAGCGGGCAGGTGCGGGAGTGGCGACAGGTCGGGGCGTACGGAGTGCTGCGGGACGAGCGCGGGCGGGTGTTGCTGGCGCGCGGGTCGGAGAACTCCCCGTGTCCGGGGGTGTGGCAGTTTCCCGGGGGCGGGGTCGAGCACGCTGAGCACCCGGCCCGGGCTGTCGAGCGCGAGTTCGCTGTGGGGACCGGGCTGACCGTCGCGGTGGGCGCGATCCGCGCGGCCGTCGCCGATGTGGCCAGCTTCCCCGCCGCCGATGTCAGGGCGCACACCGACCGGCTGGTCTTCGAGGTCGAGGCGACGGGTGGTGACCTTCGGTCCGAGCCCGCCGGTGGCAGCGACGAGTTGGGTTGGTTCAGTCCCGATGAGGCGGCGGCCCTACCGCTGATGCCGTTCACCGCCGAGATGCTCGGGCTGCCGGTGTCACCTCTGCCCGCCGGTCTTCCCCGGGTGCCGCCGCCCGATCCGGCCCCGAACGCCGACCGCCGCCTCCGCTTCGGGGCGTACGGGCTTGTCACCGATCCGGCCGGGCGAATCCTGCTCACCCAGATCGCCCCCGGTTACCCGGGGGCCGGCAAGTGGCACCTGCCGGGTGGCGGCACCGATCACGGCGAGCAGCCGACCACAGGGCTGCTCCGTGAGTTGGTCGAGGAGTGCGGTCAGCTGGGTCGGGTGGTGGAACTGCTCGGGGTGGACAACCTGCACAATCCCGCCGCGCTCGGCCCGGAAGGCCGTCCACTGGACTGGCACGGCGTTCGGGTGATCTATCGGGTGCTCGTGGACGTACCTACCGACGCGGTGGTGACGGAATCCGCTGGCGGCTCGACTGCCAGGGCCGGCTGGTTCACCCGGGCCGAGATCTCCGGCCTGTCGTTGACCGGGGTTGCGGCGATGGCAATCGGACAGCTGGGTCGATAG